The genomic region TCGGGCACCTCAGGCACCCGGTGCAATGAGCTACAGCCACCACCGCGTTCCTCCCAAGGCCTCACAATCCCACAATGGGCACCATTAGCATCTGATGCATCTTACGCCACATCTTCAAAATCTGGTACCACATCCAAATCGTGACTTCTAGTGTTATTTCTAGAGAAAACTTGTCCACATTTCCCATATTGATAGATTTCACCTCAAGATTGATTCCCCTCTTacacagtttgatttttttcctcaaaagctTTCATGCATGTAAAACACCGATACAGTTCCACTCCAGTATCAATTACCTGATGGTCAGTAAGTTGCGACTCTGTAAATGCCTTTATTCTTCTGTGGCATTCTTTGTGATTTGAACCCTGTGATTGATTCCTCTGAGACGCCTATTAGATTCATAGGTGGACACTAACATACAGGACGTTCTCAGGGCTCTCTCCATGTGAGTTCTCTGATATTTCATAAGGTATGACACAGAAACCTTCCCAATATCCATTCCGGAGCGAGCCCACCAACCCCCACCCGATGTGTGTCTTCTGATGCCAATTAAAGACTGAATCTTCACAAGAGGAGGTCTCCACATTATTACAGTCCCAAGGTTTCTCCCATGGGGTCTCTTGGTGTTGATGAAACTCAACTTCATGCAGGAGGGTTTTCCACATTTGCTGCACCTTAGGGCATCTCTCTTGTGTGAATTACCTGGTGTTTCGTGAGTGTCGACTTCTTGCAGAAGGACTTCCCACATTCGTTACACTCATagggcttctcccctgtgtgtgtgcGCTGATGAACCGTGAGGGTCGACTTCATACAGAAGGATTTCCCACATCGcttacattcatagggcttctcccctgtgtgaGTCCTCTGATGATTAATGAGGTTTGACTTCACATAAAAagtcttcccacattccttacattcaaaGGGGTTCTTCcctgtgtgagttctctgatgtaCAGTGAGGTGTGATTTCATACAGAAAGATTTCTCACATTCATTGCATTTATATGGTTTCTCTTctgtgtgagttctctgatgtaTGGTTAAGGCTGACTTATAACAGAAAGATTTCCCACATTTGTTACATTCATGGGGCTTCTCCCCAGTGTGTGTTCTCTGGTGTTCAATGAGGTGTGACTTCTGGAAGAAGGTTTTTttacattccttacattcatagggtttctcccctgtgtgtgtgcGCTGATGTTTAGTGAGGTGGGACTTCTGGAAGAAGGttttcccacattctttacattcaaaAGGTTTTTCCCCAGTGTGTATTCTCTGGTGTTGACTGAGGGCTGACTTCATATAgaaggatttcccacattcattacatttatagggtttctccCCTGTGTGAGTTCTCTGGTGTACCGTTAAAGTTGACTTATGGCGAAAGGTCTTCTGACATTCGTTACATTCGTAGGGTTTCTCTTCTGAATGTGTCCTCTGATGATCAGTGAGATTGGACTTCATAgaaaaggctttcccacattcactacaTACATGGGGTTTCTTTCCCGTGTGATTTCTCTGATGAATATTAAGAAGTGACTTCACGTAGAATGACTTttcacattcattacatttaaagggtttctctccagtgtgtgTTCTCTGGTGTATGATCAGGGTGGATTTCATAtggaaggccttcccacattcattacactcATGTGGTTTCTCCCCTGTGTGAGTTTTCTGGTGTTTAGTGAGGGCTGATTTTTTATAGAAGGACTTCTCACATTCATTGCATCCATAGGGTTTCTCCCCCGTGTGGGTTCTCTGATGTACTATTAGGATCGAATTCATAGAGAAGGCTTTGCCACACTCATTGCATTCATAAGGTTTCAAACCAGTGTGAATTTTCTGATGTTTAGTGAGGTTTGACTTCACACAGAaggttttcccacattcattacagtCATAGGGTTTCTTCCCTGTGTGAGACACTTGATGGATAATTAGGGCTGATTTATAGCAAAAGGATTTCCCACAATCTGTgcatttatagggtttctctTCTGTATGCTTCCCCTGATGTACGTGCAGGGCTGACTTATAGTAGAAGGACTTCCCACACTCATTACATACATAGGGTCTCTCCCCTGTATGTGTTCTCTGATGGTCAGCAAACTGTGACTTCTGTAAGAAAGTCTTCCCACACTCATTACATTTGAAAGGTTTCTCacctgtgtgtgttttctgatGTTTAGTTAAGTTCGATTTCACACAGAAggatttcccacattccttacattcatatgGTTTCTCCCCAGTGTGAGTCCTCTGATGATGATTGAAGTTTGATTTTGCATAGAAGGATTTCCCACACTCGGTGCATTGATAGGGCTTCTctcctgtatgaattctctgatggaCTTTGAGGGCTGAGCTATGACGAAAAGACTTCTTGCACTCGTTACACACATAAAGCTTCCCTTCTGACCGTGTTCTCTGCTGATCAGTAAGGGCTGACTGCACGGGGACTTGATCGCATTCACTGGGTTTCTCTCCTGCGTGAGATCTCGGAGGGTCCGGGGGTTGTGATTTCTGAAGGGTTTTCCCAGATTTATTACTTCCACAGGGCTTCTCTCTTGTGTGTGTCTTCTGGTGCTGAGTCAGGTGGGACTCCTGGTAAAAAGATTCCCTGCAGTGACTACATTCAaaggttttctcttctgtgtgaGGAGGTTGAGTGACATGGGACTTCTTGCtgaaattattctcattttcattagATTCCATGTTGACTTTCTGGTGTTTTATGAGGGTTGACTTCAGGCACTCATTGACCTCACAGTGATTCTTCCTTGTGTGAGTTTCCTGAAGGACTTCGAGGGCTGACTCATCACTGGTATTTCCCCCCTGTTCCTTATAATCGCAGGATTTCTCTTCTGTTTGAACCCTCGTAGGTGTAAGGATGGCTGCCTTGTTAAGGAAGGTTCCTCCACATTCATTATCTTCAGAAAGTGGTCCCAAAGTTTGAATTTTCTGTTGCTTAGTACGGTCCTCAGTATGACCTAGGGATTTCCCATCTTTGTCATGTTCGTCAGATTTCTTTCCAGTATGAGTATTTCCTTGGTTATTATCAGAGAGCAACTTCCCGCATACATTAATTTCATCAGAGTTCTTACTTGAATGATTGTTATCACTAATAATTGATTCTGAAACATTTTTCAAACTCTTTCCACGTGAGTCATCTTGACAGGGTGTTTCTCTGAAATCATTATCTCTCTTCTTAGTCAGTGATTTTTTGTTGATGAGTGAAACTCGCCACAAATGTTTGTCTTGCTTTTCCTGGTTTTTGTCTATAAggacataaataagaaaaattaagtgtactttaaaaatgttaacacatTTCCTATGATTACCAAGATCAAGATAATTAAAACATCTTTCACCATACTTAGTTGGCCCAGGTAAATTGTGTGTGGTTAGAATGAGCAACATCTGCTCTCAACAGCTTTCCACTGTACTTACTGTactattaactacagtcaccttGCTGTGCATCACATTCCCAGAACTTGAAGTAAGTCATTtttaagaggagggaaaaaaatcaagctaaTCTTAGACATCCATAATAAAATTCAGTGTTAAAATTAGCAGTGGAGAAAGAATTACAAAATCCTTAAAAGACTAAAAGTAAATCCcaataattttatatgtagaCAAAATGGCACTCAGTTGAAGTAACACCGATAAGTCTGAATATGCAAGAATGCAGGGAAGTATTGTTCTCATAAATTCTTAAAGAACCTACtagcaagggcgcctgggtggctcagttggttaagcgactgccttcggctcaggtcatgatcctggagtcccaggatcgagtcccgcatcatgctccctgctcagcggggagtctgcttctccctctggccctccccctctcatgtgctctctctctcaaataaataaataaataaaatctttaaaaaaaaaacaaaaaacctactaGCAAATGAACTTCAGTCAAGAAATGGTGAAATGTAATACAGCAGAAGACTGCTTCTGAGAACTGATTTGTTTAACAAGCCTAGAACTAAAGCAGGGACTGGCTAATtagaatagaattaaaatataaaggacTTCAGATTTTAGAATTATTAGATGTTAAATTTTAAACTTCCCCAAAACCGCTCCTCCCCAATCTCCCATGTCGGTAaacacctcccacccccattaCCATGTTGCTCCAACTAAATCCTTGCCTCGTCCCCCTCTCACAGGCCACATCTGACTCAGTGGCAGATCCTCCTCTCTACACATGcagccccaccccctcacctgcACCAGCTCAGAACTCAAGCCCCCATCACTTTTCATCTGAACCACTGCAAGCATGTCTGCTCCACTGAGAGCTGAAACCGTCCACACCCACACAGCCCACTATCTACGTTAACCTGACTAGTATTCTGTCTTCATAACAAGACTTTACTACTCCAGGAAACTCGCCCGGGAAGGAAGGTTGCAAGTAATTTTACTGTTCAGAATCTTCCCCCAAAACCTTTTAAACAAACTGTTCAACTTTCCAACAAATAATAAACTT from Halichoerus grypus chromosome 6, mHalGry1.hap1.1, whole genome shotgun sequence harbors:
- the LOC118542631 gene encoding uncharacterized protein LOC118542631, with product MNKSLKCAGQGSVSFKDVTVDFTRDEWLQLTGTQRTLYRDVMLENYSHLVSVGCHLTKPDVIFRLEQGEELWPSEGEFPDQGDQDKNQEKQDKHLWRVSLINKKSLTKKRDNDFRETPCQDDSRGKSLKNVSESIISDNNHSSKNSDEINVCGKLLSDNNQGNTHTGKKSDEHDKDGKSLGHTEDRTKQQKIQTLGPLSEDNECGGTFLNKAAILTPTRVQTEEKSCDYKEQGGNTSDESALEVLQETHTRKNHCEVNECLKSTLIKHQKVNMESNENENNFSKKSHVTQPPHTEEKTFECSHCRESFYQESHLTQHQKTHTREKPCGSNKSGKTLQKSQPPDPPRSHAGEKPSECDQVPVQSALTDQQRTRSEGKLYVCNECKKSFRHSSALKVHQRIHTGEKPYQCTECGKSFYAKSNFNHHQRTHTGEKPYECKECGKSFCVKSNLTKHQKTHTGEKPFKCNECGKTFLQKSQFADHQRTHTGERPYVCNECGKSFYYKSALHVHQGKHTEEKPYKCTDCGKSFCYKSALIIHQVSHTGKKPYDCNECGKTFCVKSNLTKHQKIHTGLKPYECNECGKAFSMNSILIVHQRTHTGEKPYGCNECEKSFYKKSALTKHQKTHTGEKPHECNECGKAFHMKSTLIIHQRTHTGEKPFKCNECEKSFYVKSLLNIHQRNHTGKKPHVCSECGKAFSMKSNLTDHQRTHSEEKPYECNECQKTFRHKSTLTVHQRTHTGEKPYKCNECGKSFYMKSALSQHQRIHTGEKPFECKECGKTFFQKSHLTKHQRTHTGEKPYECKECKKTFFQKSHLIEHQRTHTGEKPHECNKCGKSFCYKSALTIHQRTHTEEKPYKCNECEKSFCMKSHLTVHQRTHTGKNPFECKECGKTFYVKSNLINHQRTHTGEKPYECKRCGKSFCMKSTLTVHQRTHTGEKPYECNECGKSFCKKSTLTKHQVIHTREMP